GAATGATGCTCAGAGGGATATTGAATATAACAAAAAGGCACACGAATCAGACATGAATTTAAatggtttaaaattaaatgaatcctATTGCTGGCCTATGATGGCACATTAAATCACTGGGGCATAATAAGGGAAGAGCTAAGGATGTGATGAATATGACGGTGACAAGATGTTcaaatggaaagagagaaaCCCAGAAAACAGAAGGGACACAAACAAATGGCAACCTTGAACAAGTGAGAGCCCCGCCCAGTAATCCCGTTAAGTGCTCTCTTCTGCAGCAGGAGTCACGCCCCTCTGGTTTCCCCTAGGCCCTTCAGCAATGCACAGTAACATTTATCCTTCATTAGTATTCTCCTGTGTGCAGGGGGACTTTCGAAATGAATTTCTTGTGCCCAAAATAGTTTGTCTAGCTAAGATGCTCGCAGATCTGCTTAAGGCAAGGAAATGTACATATATGCGACATCATATACATAAACATATGTGCACTGTTTACATGTCTGCTCATGCTGAGTGTTGCCAAAGCTTTAAATTAAAGCCTAATACGTATTCTTACATATACAGCTGCCTCAACTTATACTGGTACTTTATTTGTTTAGACAATAAATCCAAGGGAAAGAAATACAGACACATCTACAGTGCAGACAACATACCATAAGGCAACATCAATAATAGTACTAATATAGTAATAATTATTCTCACATGAGGACTATTATGTCATGTGCAGATGCTTCGGCCTCGGCCTGGGTCCTCGAGCCTGCAGGAGACTCCTGCAGGGCATAGCCAAACTGACAGGAGGGACTACAGAGCTCTTGGCTGATGAGGAGAGACTCCAGCCCAAGGTCAGTAGTGTTGCAGCACTGCTACCTACTGGACACAATATGTCATGATCTACTTTGAAAGATAAGTTTCAGCTACTGTATCTTTCATTATCTTAGTCACTATAACACATGCCGTTTGTTTTGGGAAAACTAAACTAAGTATTGTTTAATTTTAGGTATTTTACACGAAAGCCTTTTTGagtcatttctttatttcccaCTTTTTACCTACAGTCAAAgattcagagggaaatattaaACTTTCCCACTACATGCAGCAGCGGTATAGCTAAAATTATACTTAATTACTTTCCAGATAAAGATTGTAATCTGTTTAATATGCGAGTAACCTGAAAAGTGTCTTACAACCAAGTTTTAGTTGGAAAGCACTGGCAATATGTATTTCTTCAAATTTCTCCTCAGTTAATAAAGTCTCTGAAAAAGGCTTTTGAACCTGTGCTCACTGACGTACGGATTGACTGGTACCTGCCAGAAAACATGGAGGCTCTTCTTTCACCCAATGAAATCCCGCCACTCTACCCTGGGAATTGCCTCATTGGATATTGCACTCTGTACGATATGACgcattttaaagcacaaaagGCCGGGGTATGCTGTTCATCACTACATTGAATAAAACTGTATCTGTGTCCTGTCAGAAAAAAGATCTctaatgtttcttatttttttagtCTCAGGAACAGGACTATAAAGGTGTACATCGTGGCTCCACAGGTTCTGTTTTTGGCCAATCTAATGATGACCTTTCACCTCCTCCTGCCTCCGAGCTAATGCCCGTGGTCACATGTGCACAAGGCAGTGACTTAGAGGAAGCACTGAGAGAGATCTCCAGAGAAATCTCCTCTGAGTTCTCCTGTGCCAGAGACACAGACCCTGGCACCAGTCCAGGTCAGTCACTCATCAATGGAAGACTTACACCAGCTTACTGGACATTTTGTGCCACAGTGGGTAACAGTTGGTTTTTGTCCACTCTAGGTGTAGAGTTGGACTGGTCCAGTGATGTGAGGAGGAGAATCCAGGAGACCTCTTATATACAGGAGCAGTATATTCTCACTCGCTGCTCTCTCAGTAGTGAACgcagtctgcagacacagtcCCACTTGCAAATACATGCCTCGTCCAACTCCGACTCTGCAGAGAGGGCATTTTTGCCTGACCCTCACTCTTCTGGTTCAGTTCTAGATACAGGGTCTCTACCCCAAGGCCTAGAGAAGATGCCCTTTCCAGAACAGAGGTCATCCCTGTCTCGCTGGGCAGACTCCGCATGGCAACAAAACCTCTCAGCTGAAACTCCTGACAGCACAACAAAAATGGTGAGTTGAttcatttaaacttttcagTACTGTACTGACAGTACTGACAACAGGTTCGTCTGTCAGTTGGgtcaaataaagagaaatggTTGCAAAGGGTGTGACCTTGCAGTAGGAATAGGCAACCgtaaaatcatttaatttcaaacatcaatttgtttctgcagagtaaaataaaacagctgtgtaACCCGTTTTTCTACCTGTTTGATTTTCCCTCCCTTACAAACAGAGAGGACATCTAGATGGAGGTGAGGAGTCTCGTAGGAGACAAAAAGCATTGGCCCGTTCAACCATGGCAGCACGAAGTTTCTCGTCTCCCCAGGGTGAGCTGGAGATGCACCGCCTGAGAAGAGCCCTGGAGAGGGTCTCCTTTGACCAAACACTCGGAGGAAGGCTGGAGGAAAGCGATGGTGAGACAAAGCCTCCATCACGGGGGACCTTGTCTCAGAGAAGCCTCACTGACTCCAGTAAGCAACACAACAAAGGCAGCATTAACTCTCTTATTTTGGCTCCATGCAGTTTCTATTCCTCTTTATCTGACTCTGCCCCTCAGATGGACTCCTGTTTCCCGCCTCTCCCATGGACTGGGACAGCTTCACAGACCCAGAGAACCTCTTCACTGCTGTTCTTCCACAGGATCCCCCTCCAGGTCAGTGTCGCACTATCATTCACGGCCTGCTGAGCGGCAGGCCTGTGTCCTGGGAGGTCACTGTGGACCTTGGGCACCTCTGGACAATCGAGGGGAAAGAGACACCAGTGGATGAAGGACgtgaaggagaaggaggtgaagaaaGAAGACAAGGGGAACCATGGGCGGAGATCATTCACCAACTGACTGCTCGCTCAGTTATAAGGGACTTTGAGAAAATGGCACAGAAGGACAGCGACAGTGGACATGGTGAGGCTTTATTGATGAGTTCTCCTAGTTGTCTCCTATTATACAAGGTGGCTATATCTTAATGTGCCATTATTGGTGCTTTCTTAGGTTCAGCTAAGCGATACCGAATGAAGGCTATACAGACCAGTAAGCACTGCAACATCATCTGTATGTACACAGCCTTCACCACCACTCATAGGAACCCCAACAAAGGTTTGTCAGACAGCATGGATGTCGAGAAAACAGGTGTGCTACCAACTCACACACATGTAGGCAGAAAACTGAGCAATGTTACAACCAGTAAGGAGCACGTAGCCTAAAAGTATTTGTATAATgcttttataatataaaaatgtgatatatatacaaaataaatcCAATAATGTGATTAAGATTATTTTGAACTGAAAGCCTGTAGAGTTTGAAAGATGTTTGCACAGGCAGGGACGCTCGAGTGATAGACATAATTCAGATTCATTATGGGTATCATATGATTCACTCATGTGATATTTGACCTGTCTCTTATAAATGTACGTCTCAGTCACAGCTTCTTAGTTCTTCTTTGTTAAATTTGCCTATTGTGCGTCCCCCCAGTTTgattaatgtacagtaataaatgactgtaatgcCTTGTAATATTTTCAATTATAGcactcacatttaaaaactgcatgttaaataagagaaaaacacactaaGGCATGGGGAAACTTGTGTGGATCAGGTTACAATGTGAATATCAGTTATTGCTgtatctcttctctctctctgtgtttgtgtgtgtgtgtagaaatgtATTTGGGGAGCAGGCAGACTCCAGGTAGTTGCAGGCAGAGGGCCTATTCTGTCGGTTTGGGCCGACGGCGCTCCAGCAGAGATAGTGAAGAGGTCGAGGAAACGTGGAACTCTACAGGTAGACGCACTAAATGATACCATCACCCATTTCTGTTGTCAACACTTTAGGTCAACAACAATCTTTGTATCTCTCAGACAGAGATGACACTCCTGCCTCACCCTGTAGCCTTACATCCTGGGACTCTAGTAAGTACTGCTGTTGACTCGATCAGTGTAACATTGGTGTTAGAACACAAGGTCAGACGAGTCCGACCATTAAGCCAGTTCAAACTCAAGGTGAGTCTCAATGTACAGTAAGGGGGAATATGAAGTGCTCTTCTCTGACTTGATTAACCATCCCTTGAAGTTCAGCATCAATTATCCAAATTAAAACTTACTTGTCCCTTACCTCTAGTGGTAACAATTTACGTATGTTggtggagattctcagtcgtccaggtgagGTTATCTGGAAGAGGAGTCATGGCAGATTTACTTCTTGTAGTGAAGTGGGCTTTTGACTGTGGCTTTCTGCTGGATGCGTGGACTGGTCTTGATTTTTTTTGGGAGGATGGATGAAAGGGTGTGGGTGACACACACTGGTGTAGTGGACAGAGTTATTgtctcacagcaagaaggaactgggtttgaatcctgggTCCAGGTGCTTTTCTGTGGCGGATGTGCATGTTCtctccatgtctgtgtgggttttcacCGGGTACTCCGGCTTCTGGTCCTTGGACAAAATGAGTGAAAGCAACCAGCAGGATCATCTTGAGGTCTTCTACCAACTTTTCTTTAGATTAGTTTTTTGTAtgagcagtgaaatgtttttaagttgagttgccatgacttaacttccagatACTCATGCAGAGAGTTTTGCTCCGTGTACCCAGGTTTTAACACATGAGCCAAGATTCCTTCACCTCAAACACTTTCACTGTccttttgtttgctgtgtttgtcaGTTGTACATCTCTGTTGTTCCTTTATATTGTTCAACATTGTTCTGTCATAGTTCTGATGTCTTCACTATTATACAATGTTGACAAGAAGAATTGCTGAAGAAGTTGTGTCCACATTTTTGACTTGATCTCACATAATCTCAAAAGAAATATATACTTAcgcaaaaatattttacaatttacTCTGGCTAGTCcactataaaacattttgaaaggaCTTTAAGTAAACTTAGATTTAACTACCCTTAAGAAACATCACTGTATTGATTAAGCCGtactgtttcatgttttatgccACACTGTTGAAACAGGTGTAGGCGGTAGTACCTGCTCTGCGACAGCGCCGGCCACAACAAGCTCCTCGTGCACTCGATCACAGCGATCTATAGAAAGCAAGTCAATGGAGAGCTTCTTTGGCACCAGGTGAgacttttacattaaattaaatacttttaGTTAATGTGGATTTACAAAAAGTATGAATGTTActatttttgatgtttttctttggtAAAACTCACACTTTGGCTACAGCTAAATATCTGTCTGGGACTTTTTATACGTTGCAGGTTCCCATTGGGCAGGCTCAGGTCCTCTATTTCATCAGGAAAGCAGATTCCTCTCAAGTCCCACTGTTTGTCTGCTGAGACTGAAAAACAGCCTGAAAGTGAAATTCCAGATTACGTGCCACTGGTGCGCTGGTTAGAGTTGGGTAGAGCAGCGTATACACTAATCTAATActcaaatgtaaacacatgtaTTAATTCATAGCTACGTGGTGTCTCCTCAGGTGCGTCTGCAGCTAGCATCAGGGGCTTTTCTTCTCACAGAGATGTACTCCGACTGTGTTCAAATAACCTTGGACCGCCTGAAGAGGGCTTCTCCATATAGCCTCCACCGGCGCAGCCTCAGCCCACCTTTCCGTTGCACATCTCCCAGTGCTCCATCTTTATCCACCTCTGCCAAGCCACTGGCTGCTTCCAGTTACCATGTCACCTTTTCACCATCCTCCTGCTCCCTCATCAAACCAACTGCACCTCCTTTCCACCACACTCCAGATGATACTCCCCTAATGCTGGAACCAAGGCTTCGTAGAAGACACCTCTCTGACCGGGATGCCGTCATCTCACCCCCTGACCTCCCCAGCTCTGAGGAAGGCTCTCTGGAACTAACTATTAGCCTCTCTCAGAGCCACAACCATGGCCAGGCAGACAGTGGTCGTGGATCAGAGACAGATGTATGTGAAGGCTCCTCAGCTGAGCTGGCTGACCTCCAGGAAAGCTGCCAGTTGGCTCAAGAGGACCTGGAGGGTTCGAGCTGGGCCACGGCTGTGGCTCTAGCCTGGCTGGAGCACCGCTGTGCCGGCTACTTTATGGAGTGGGAGTTAGTGGCGGCAAAAGCAGACTTCTGGCTGCGCTGTCAGGAGCTGCCCGAGGGAGTGGACCTGGCAGGGCTAAAGGGAGCTGCCAGACAGCTGTTCCTGCTGCTTCGCCACTGGGACGAGAACATCAAACTAAACATGCTGTGTTATAACCCCAATAATATGTAAGACAATCATCTCTGAGGAAACTGAGCCAGAGCTACTTATTCACTTAGTCACTTCTTACTGACGATTTTGACAAGAAACATCACCTTTTCATGGAAAAGTAAATCCTGTAATTTATATTCAGGGTCAACAAAAAGAATAACCCAGTGCCAAGTTCATTATCAACTAATATAAGTTGCACATGAAAAATGTTACTGATGTaagaatgtatttttaaattacaagACTACCCTTTACATGACACTTACCAAGTGGCCTTCTATTATGAATACAGTGTCTTTTATGCAATCACAAGACTGCTTTGACCACCTGGATGAGCTTTCTATTGTGTAGCGTTTAGCCTGTAGTCAGTATAATGCTAATGATGTATAATCGaaatctgtgtaataaaattCAATGATGGATGGTTATTTGATAAACTAACGAAAGTTTACTTTCATTAATTACCTTtataatttcaaatgaaagtGAATTTAACTATTTGTTGTGATGagttaaacaaatgcaaaaaatgtCATGATTGTCATctctgtttaataataaaaaaaaaacgttacactttttttttttactgcaggcATTTGTCTTCACATGAAACCTTAAGGGTGCCACTCTCAACAGAGGGCTGACCAAATATGTAACAAATCAAGTTTTACACGTTAGTGTAAAATTTTATAACTtctgaaaaacagcattttgaaaCACAGCTGTATGAGAAAATACCAGCACTCATAGTAGTTTTGAATTATACAATTGATTTGATGTAGAAAGTGTAGTTTAACATATTACAGAAATATAGCCAGTCTCTCACCAGCATTACATTCACAATTTCCTCTTTGCACTGTACAGTACTTCACTCTTCCTATTATGtctttgaaaataaacaacCTGATAGTCTTTTAATTTTCCATCACTAAATGTCATATACTGCACTGCAGGTATCTGTCTACAGACCACACCCACACCTTACCTTACTTAAAGCTGTGATAAGAAGCATCAAGTGGCTCCTTTAATTTATTAACAGTCATTCCTAGTagcctccctctgcctctcccaCTGTTGTGAAGATGTaaaagaggaggatggaggCTGTTTGGCAGCTAATTAGGCCGAATTCGTCATGCAGCCCAATCAAGCTGTGGCTCACTGGTGTTTGTCCTTGACAGAcgtatatttctgtttttctgctgggGCTGGAGCCAGGGGTGGAGCCAGCCACAGGCAGAGGAGAATGATGAGGTGACACACATGGAGGGCAGCTGAGCTGTTGTTTGTAGAGGGGTAAGTGTTCCACGAAA
The window above is part of the Anabas testudineus chromosome 17, fAnaTes1.2, whole genome shotgun sequence genome. Proteins encoded here:
- the vwa5b2 gene encoding von Willebrand factor A domain-containing protein 5B1 yields the protein MVGLRNRSTWEPLLLKASCIKSCANGCSLGITAHLTYANADTESVEGVFVYPLAEKEVVVGFEAVIAGRLLGVQIQSRGKLKDCCLDCCPGSGLDSHCGQEWGCSGSFSHDLQCTNGHLILDEDLERTTFLVGTGVIGPMDIVSIIISTTLELPTLENGAVRIIYPTLLTPIVTSQMTSSKSESGGKSEETGATSCFGATSGKQDRVNDSEQQCAHSIFTSPAANLAPYELNFQLLVRGACLLAGLESPTHALRADADPSAQSASATYITLAQEHPYDRHIEIILHLSEPHSPLVILERGRLSFSQYEQLISSRRDFIRCTRKDSEPERKLEFLRKRYHKDILSSPVLMLNFCPDLLCEPLELHKVTRELLFLVDRSGSMSGTNIHRVKEAMVVALKSLPSRTMLNIVGFGTTIKPLFTSSKRCTDHTLMQAYEYVQRMRADMRGTNLLGALSWVYQQPMQRPYPRQIFIITDGSISNVAKVLELVRRNTCAGRCFGLGLGPRACRRLLQGIAKLTGGTTELLADEERLQPKLIKSLKKAFEPVLTDVRIDWYLPENMEALLSPNEIPPLYPGNCLIGYCTLYDMTHFKAQKAGSQEQDYKGVHRGSTGSVFGQSNDDLSPPPASELMPVVTCAQGSDLEEALREISREISSEFSCARDTDPGTSPGVELDWSSDVRRRIQETSYIQEQYILTRCSLSSERSLQTQSHLQIHASSNSDSAERAFLPDPHSSGSVLDTGSLPQGLEKMPFPEQRSSLSRWADSAWQQNLSAETPDSTTKMRGHLDGGEESRRRQKALARSTMAARSFSSPQGELEMHRLRRALERVSFDQTLGGRLEESDGETKPPSRGTLSQRSLTDSNGLLFPASPMDWDSFTDPENLFTAVLPQDPPPGQCRTIIHGLLSGRPVSWEVTVDLGHLWTIEGKETPVDEGREGEGGEERRQGEPWAEIIHQLTARSVIRDFEKMAQKDSDSGHGSAKRYRMKAIQTSKHCNIICMYTAFTTTHRNPNKGLSDSMDVEKTEMYLGSRQTPGSCRQRAYSVGLGRRRSSRDSEEVEETWNSTDRDDTPASPCSLTSWDSSVGGSTCSATAPATTSSSCTRSQRSIESKSMESFFGTRFPLGRLRSSISSGKQIPLKSHCLSAETEKQPESEIPDYVPLVRLQLASGAFLLTEMYSDCVQITLDRLKRASPYSLHRRSLSPPFRCTSPSAPSLSTSAKPLAASSYHVTFSPSSCSLIKPTAPPFHHTPDDTPLMLEPRLRRRHLSDRDAVISPPDLPSSEEGSLELTISLSQSHNHGQADSGRGSETDVCEGSSAELADLQESCQLAQEDLEGSSWATAVALAWLEHRCAGYFMEWELVAAKADFWLRCQELPEGVDLAGLKGAARQLFLLLRHWDENIKLNMLCYNPNNM